The Kineothrix sp. MB12-C1 genome includes a window with the following:
- a CDS encoding carbohydrate ABC transporter permease, which translates to MNNFLNLLRYAAILLICSMCLFPFVILMILSLNTPKRVFYEGNMFIPDFYFLNYIEGWFKSNIGRAMVNSLIITFLTLIIIVLLCSMAAYTIARFNYKFNKIIFGIFISCMMIPGIINTVPLYSLMIKLKAINSLWGMAVVCAAIAMPQAIFVFQGYIKSLPKEVEESARIDGCSWFTTFWHIVFPLLKPSISAVVILNGFGIYNNYSQAVFYLQSSEKHNVPQALSVYFQQFAGAKWNLMAATAVIAIVPVIIIFLIFQKSLMAGLTEGAVKG; encoded by the coding sequence ATGAATAATTTTTTGAACTTGTTAAGATATGCAGCTATTTTATTAATATGCAGCATGTGTCTGTTTCCGTTTGTAATATTGATGATCTTATCGTTAAATACGCCCAAGCGTGTGTTTTATGAAGGAAATATGTTTATACCTGATTTCTATTTCCTGAACTATATAGAGGGATGGTTCAAATCCAATATTGGAAGGGCAATGGTAAATTCGTTAATTATTACATTTCTGACCCTTATCATTATTGTATTGCTTTGTTCCATGGCGGCATATACAATCGCTCGTTTTAATTATAAATTCAATAAGATAATTTTTGGAATATTTATTAGCTGTATGATGATACCGGGGATTATTAATACGGTGCCTTTATATAGTTTAATGATTAAGTTAAAAGCAATTAACTCGCTGTGGGGGATGGCAGTGGTATGTGCGGCAATCGCAATGCCTCAGGCAATTTTTGTATTTCAGGGATATATAAAATCGCTGCCCAAAGAGGTGGAAGAATCAGCCCGTATTGATGGATGTTCCTGGTTTACAACTTTTTGGCATATTGTCTTCCCGCTGCTAAAGCCTTCGATATCCGCAGTTGTAATATTAAATGGATTCGGAATCTATAATAATTATTCCCAAGCCGTATTTTACCTGCAAAGCAGCGAGAAACATAATGTTCCTCAAGCCTTGTCCGTATATTTTCAGCAATTTGCCGGGGCTAAATGGAATCTAATGGCGGCTACGGCAGTAATCGCTATTGTACCTGTTATTATTATTTTTCTTATCTTTCAGAAGAGTTTAATGGCAGGGTTAACAGAAGGGGCAGTAAAAGGATAA
- a CDS encoding glycoside hydrolase family 13 protein, with translation MKKETISEWWKSSVIYQIYPRSFKDSNQDGIGDLQGIIQKLDYLKELGIEAIWLSPVCKSPQDDNGYDISDYQDIDPMFGSMKDMEELIEEGKKRGIRIILDLVLNHSSDEHPWFVEAKKSVDNPYHGYYVWRDGVEGLPPNDMRATFGGSAWEWVPELKQYYFHQFSPKQPDLNWDNEKVREEIYEMIQWWMDKGIGGFRLDVIDQIAKEPDLKITANGPKLHDYIKELSKNTFQKADLVTVGEAWGADIERAKLYSNPDRSEFSMVFQFEHIVLDQQEGKEKWDLEELDFIKLKKIFAKWQKNLYGSGWNSLFWNNHDLPRIVSRWGNDKEYRVESAKMLASILHGMQGTPYIYQGEELGMTNVNWEDIDSYRDIETLNIYKERLEKGYSKEEIMKSIHAKGRDNARTPMQWSSEKNGGFSDGIPWIKINENYPSIHAEDQLRDPNSIFHYYRQLIQMRKDYPIIVNGEFELLLEEDKDLFCYTRKGEGEALLVIANFHGKEIDVPILKEWKDSKAELLLCNYKDNMAEEHFRAYEARIYYHSF, from the coding sequence ATGAAGAAAGAAACAATATCTGAGTGGTGGAAGAGTTCTGTAATTTATCAAATTTATCCAAGAAGCTTCAAGGATTCCAATCAGGATGGAATTGGTGACTTGCAAGGAATTATTCAAAAGTTAGATTATCTGAAAGAATTGGGTATAGAGGCAATATGGTTGTCTCCCGTGTGTAAATCTCCCCAGGATGATAATGGATATGATATTTCGGATTATCAGGATATTGATCCTATGTTCGGAAGTATGAAAGATATGGAAGAGCTTATAGAAGAAGGGAAAAAGAGAGGAATTCGAATTATTCTGGATTTGGTTTTAAATCACTCCTCCGATGAGCATCCATGGTTTGTAGAAGCGAAAAAGAGCGTAGATAATCCCTATCATGGTTATTATGTATGGAGGGATGGAGTAGAGGGACTGCCTCCCAATGATATGAGGGCGACCTTTGGAGGCTCGGCATGGGAGTGGGTGCCGGAACTAAAGCAATATTATTTTCATCAGTTTTCGCCAAAGCAGCCTGATTTGAATTGGGATAATGAAAAGGTTAGAGAAGAAATCTATGAGATGATTCAATGGTGGATGGATAAAGGTATCGGAGGCTTCCGTCTGGATGTGATCGATCAGATTGCCAAAGAACCGGATCTGAAAATAACCGCAAATGGTCCGAAGCTCCATGATTATATTAAGGAACTGAGCAAGAATACGTTTCAAAAAGCGGATCTTGTTACAGTGGGGGAAGCGTGGGGAGCGGATATAGAAAGGGCAAAGCTGTACAGTAATCCCGATAGGTCTGAATTCTCAATGGTATTTCAATTTGAGCATATTGTTCTGGACCAACAGGAGGGAAAAGAAAAGTGGGATTTGGAAGAGTTGGATTTTATTAAACTAAAGAAGATTTTCGCGAAATGGCAAAAGAACTTATATGGAAGCGGATGGAATAGTTTATTCTGGAATAATCATGATTTGCCACGTATCGTTTCCCGCTGGGGAAATGATAAGGAATATAGGGTGGAATCAGCGAAAATGCTGGCTTCCATTTTACACGGTATGCAGGGAACTCCTTATATTTATCAAGGAGAAGAGCTTGGCATGACCAATGTGAACTGGGAGGATATCGATAGCTATCGGGATATAGAAACCTTAAATATATATAAGGAACGTTTGGAAAAAGGTTATTCCAAGGAAGAAATTATGAAGTCCATACATGCGAAGGGCCGCGACAATGCGAGAACACCTATGCAGTGGAGCTCAGAAAAGAATGGCGGATTCTCTGATGGAATACCTTGGATTAAGATAAATGAGAACTATCCTTCTATTCATGCGGAAGATCAGTTAAGAGACCCGAATTCCATTTTTCATTATTATAGGCAGTTAATTCAAATGCGAAAGGACTATCCAATTATTGTAAATGGAGAATTTGAACTGCTTCTGGAAGAAGATAAGGACCTATTTTGCTATACGAGGAAAGGGGAAGGAGAAGCGCTGTTAGTAATTGCAAATTTCCATGGAAAAGAAATTGATGTCCCGATTCTTAAAGAATGGAAGGATAGTAAAGCGGAACTTTTACTATGTAATTACAAGGATAATATGGCTGAAGAGCATTTCAGAGCTTATGAAGCCAGGATATACTATCACAGCTTTTAG
- a CDS encoding carbohydrate ABC transporter permease, giving the protein MEKTKTGLHTYMAIPAFILYTIFFIYPLIKGVGMSFTDWDGIGRLSFIGLENFRNFFQDERALNDVKTTLLFALGSAPLLNIVGLIYALLMNSKFTGKGITRMIIYLPAIISPLIMGYIWYLLLQPGRGFIYHFLNNMGKGDLFGNWLGSYWTTMLVLILVNVWQYAGMTMVIYLAGLQAIPTELYESAKMDGASSISRFRFITLPLLVPSIRINVVTNIIGSLSVFDIVMSLTGGGPGYSTETLSIYIMRMCYGSRTGYSTAVAVIMFFIILIPVLISMRLTKQKAEE; this is encoded by the coding sequence ATGGAAAAAACAAAAACTGGTCTACATACATATATGGCGATTCCAGCATTTATTCTATATACGATATTCTTTATCTACCCCCTTATAAAGGGTGTTGGAATGAGTTTTACCGATTGGGATGGGATTGGAAGGCTGAGCTTTATCGGACTGGAGAATTTCAGAAACTTTTTTCAGGACGAACGTGCCTTAAATGATGTGAAAACTACACTGTTATTTGCATTGGGAAGTGCGCCGCTACTGAATATTGTGGGGCTTATCTATGCATTGCTCATGAACAGTAAGTTTACAGGAAAAGGGATTACCAGAATGATCATATATCTTCCGGCTATTATTAGCCCTTTAATTATGGGATATATTTGGTATCTTCTTTTGCAGCCCGGAAGGGGGTTCATTTACCATTTTCTTAATAATATGGGAAAAGGTGATTTATTCGGAAATTGGCTGGGTTCCTACTGGACTACCATGCTCGTTTTGATTTTGGTCAATGTATGGCAGTATGCCGGAATGACAATGGTAATCTACTTGGCAGGATTACAGGCAATTCCAACAGAATTATATGAATCGGCAAAAATGGATGGGGCATCTTCCATAAGCCGTTTCCGGTTTATCACTTTGCCTCTTCTCGTACCATCGATTCGAATTAATGTGGTTACTAACATCATTGGTTCCTTGTCTGTATTTGATATTGTAATGTCGCTTACAGGCGGAGGTCCGGGGTATTCAACAGAGACATTGAGTATTTATATTATGAGAATGTGCTACGGAAGCAGAACAGGATATTCAACGGCGGTTGCAGTTATTATGTTCTTTATTATTTTAATACCGGTACTGATCTCCATGAGACTGACAAAGCAAAAGGCAGAAGAATAG
- a CDS encoding flavin reductase family protein yields MRKEIDVFNYANEIMNAVKTGVLLTTKTEEKVNTMTISWGTLGIEWGRPIFTVFVREGRFTRSQLDKKPEFTINVPYGDFDRKILGVSGAKSGRDTDKIKELNLTLETPDKISVPAIKELPLTLECKVLYSHKQDGERMPASINEKFYPQDVDSTFHGSNKDYHIAYFAEIVSAYIIE; encoded by the coding sequence ATGCGGAAAGAGATCGATGTATTTAACTATGCAAATGAAATTATGAATGCCGTAAAAACGGGAGTCCTATTAACTACAAAAACAGAAGAAAAGGTAAATACCATGACAATTTCCTGGGGAACGCTTGGAATCGAATGGGGAAGGCCGATTTTTACTGTTTTTGTAAGAGAAGGGCGGTTTACCAGATCCCAGCTCGATAAAAAACCTGAGTTTACCATCAATGTACCTTACGGAGACTTCGACCGCAAAATACTCGGAGTCAGCGGTGCAAAATCCGGCCGTGATACCGATAAGATAAAAGAACTTAACCTAACATTAGAAACACCCGATAAAATTTCTGTTCCTGCGATTAAGGAACTTCCTCTTACATTGGAATGTAAAGTGTTATACTCTCACAAACAAGACGGAGAGAGGATGCCTGCCAGCATCAACGAGAAGTTCTACCCTCAAGATGTAGACAGCACTTTCCATGGATCCAACAAAGATTATCATATTGCTTACTTTGCAGAAATCGTAAGCGCTTACATTATCGAATAA
- a CDS encoding glycosyl hydrolase family 18 protein: MIKKKLWKRCIATTMGFLLSAGLLLSSDSLVVHANNQGAVEYTKDETRLRNVMYYGDWSIWGGQGNFYPSGIPADQLTHLNFAFLDFDANGTLKFTDKDAAVGAPVGMQDVQWGAANAGLISAFQDLRAKNPNLRIGISIGGWSKSGDFSAVAANATVRKNFVSNVMKFIKYANMDFVDLDWEYPGSVRSADKVDNTNDEGTPNASVADKENYITLLNDLREALDAQGEELGKYYELTVALPAPKKTLDLGVDIERLFEVVDFANIMTYDMRGAWDSASGHHTGLYTNPNDPDADDGLSVDASVQYLLSQGAPANKIVIGAAFYTRGWERVSNDGGVDGLPGLFGTASQINKDADQSLTYGALNEAPIKSGEGGRCGGVWGYGSMSQLKAKYPGLVEYWDDDAKAPYLYNESTGAFFTFDNIRSIEEKAKYVLDNNLGGIISWMQSQDAQTTTPGRKDELTKTIKQSLFGSGELTKYTIGNPDLSITAQIQTYSDYSGKGYEFILKNNSTKNESDEVLALLETAYETIKSPKLYIKTASGSTFSSGGYGSGTVTNEDGYAIADLSTVYDSKIVAPGGKVTFKLKVDGIVNLQDITSIELTQRIMPSGAEIGRHTVDFTVTGTDLDPAEPVDPTDPVDPEDPTDPVDPEDPVDPEDPTDPVDPEDPTDPVDPEDPTDPVDPEDPTDPTDPGTISAYDQTKIYVAGDMVIYNEQTYKAKWWTQGNVPGTEEYGPWELMQ, from the coding sequence ATGATTAAAAAGAAACTATGGAAACGTTGCATTGCAACAACAATGGGATTTTTGCTTAGTGCGGGTCTTCTATTGTCATCTGATTCATTAGTTGTCCATGCGAATAATCAGGGGGCTGTAGAATACACCAAAGATGAAACACGTCTGAGAAATGTAATGTATTATGGGGACTGGTCTATTTGGGGAGGACAAGGCAATTTTTATCCATCAGGAATTCCGGCAGATCAACTGACACATTTGAACTTCGCCTTTCTGGACTTCGATGCGAATGGTACGTTGAAGTTTACAGATAAGGATGCCGCAGTGGGCGCACCGGTAGGCATGCAGGATGTTCAATGGGGAGCGGCGAATGCCGGTTTGATTTCAGCATTTCAGGATTTACGCGCGAAGAACCCTAATTTGAGAATAGGTATTTCCATCGGAGGATGGTCCAAATCAGGAGATTTTTCCGCAGTAGCTGCCAATGCAACAGTAAGGAAGAATTTTGTTTCTAACGTAATGAAATTTATCAAGTATGCGAATATGGATTTTGTGGATTTGGATTGGGAATATCCGGGTTCCGTTCGCAGTGCGGATAAGGTGGACAATACGAATGATGAAGGAACACCGAACGCTTCCGTAGCCGATAAAGAGAATTATATCACTTTATTGAATGATTTACGTGAAGCTTTGGATGCTCAGGGAGAAGAGCTGGGGAAATACTATGAACTGACAGTAGCTCTTCCGGCACCGAAAAAGACATTGGATTTAGGGGTAGATATTGAAAGATTATTTGAAGTAGTGGATTTTGCCAATATAATGACTTATGACATGCGTGGAGCATGGGATTCTGCAAGCGGGCATCATACAGGGCTTTACACGAATCCCAATGACCCTGATGCGGATGACGGATTATCGGTAGATGCCAGTGTGCAGTATTTGTTATCACAGGGAGCTCCGGCGAACAAAATAGTTATTGGTGCAGCATTCTATACTCGCGGTTGGGAACGTGTCAGCAATGATGGCGGAGTAGACGGACTCCCGGGATTATTTGGAACAGCATCACAGATTAATAAGGACGCTGATCAATCTCTTACTTATGGAGCTTTGAATGAAGCACCTATTAAGTCCGGGGAAGGCGGACGCTGCGGCGGTGTATGGGGATATGGTTCTATGAGCCAATTGAAAGCAAAGTATCCGGGACTTGTGGAATATTGGGATGACGATGCGAAGGCACCATATTTATACAATGAAAGCACAGGGGCATTTTTTACTTTTGATAACATTCGTTCCATCGAGGAAAAGGCGAAATATGTTTTGGATAATAACTTGGGAGGTATTATCAGTTGGATGCAGTCTCAGGATGCGCAGACTACTACGCCGGGACGTAAGGATGAACTGACGAAAACGATCAAACAATCACTTTTCGGCAGTGGAGAACTCACCAAATATACGATTGGCAATCCTGATTTATCCATTACGGCACAGATACAAACATATTCCGACTATTCGGGAAAGGGTTATGAATTCATCCTTAAGAATAATTCCACTAAGAATGAATCCGATGAAGTTCTGGCTCTTTTGGAAACGGCGTATGAGACAATTAAGTCGCCTAAGCTTTATATTAAGACAGCCAGCGGTTCTACGTTCTCATCGGGAGGTTATGGATCGGGTACGGTGACCAACGAAGATGGTTATGCGATTGCAGATCTTTCCACTGTCTATGATAGTAAGATTGTTGCACCGGGAGGAAAGGTAACATTTAAATTGAAGGTAGACGGTATCGTTAATCTACAAGACATTACAAGTATCGAACTTACCCAGAGAATCATGCCCTCCGGTGCAGAGATCGGAAGGCATACTGTAGATTTCACTGTGACCGGTACTGATTTGGACCCGGCAGAACCAGTTGATCCGACAGATCCGGTAGACCCGGAGGACCCGACAGATCCGGTAGACCCGGAGGATCCGGTAGATCCCGAAGATCCGACAGATCCGGTAGACCCGGAGGACCCGACAGATCCGGTAGATCCCGAAGATCCGACAGATCCGGTAGACCCAGAGGATCCGACAGATCCCACGGACCCTGGAACGATAAGTGCATATGACCAGACTAAAATATATGTGGCTGGCGATATGGTTATCTATAATGAGCAAACTTATAAGGCGAAATGGTGGACGCAAGGGAACGTTCCCGGTACGGAAGAATATGGTCCCTGGGAATTAATGCAGTGA
- a CDS encoding glycoside hydrolase family 66 protein produces the protein MKVDLYPEKAQYLTGEPIKLIVEVEGNLVEPLLGTLSISHLQEAVRTEKFMIQDTIENVTIEGFDTEFSGYGVQLLISIGEKVESYYTAFDVVRDSSMSIRYGFLSDFATKDGRSNKDVRNLRKYHINMVQYYDWSYRHDDLVSESTCYEDMMGKEIDLSVIKGKIQECKKYGMKSIGYGAIYAAAKEFYEDNKELALYTSAGEPLVFIDTFYIMNVSRKSRWHSHIIEEYCKAVEGVGFDGIHMDTYGFPKTAFSFGNEELLRLDQLFPELIEDTKLALNKITLDNHLIFNNVGNWPVDTVANSPQDAIYIEVWEPYVGYHHIKEIISRAKRACSGRKPIILAAYLAPFRLDKEERAAVSAYLLMATIITNGAYHLLLGEENGVLTQGYYVDHSFIGEETAEKLRNYYDFMIQYMNLFYDNSLIDVSMTHIGWDNTEYRCMGEEWSVDAQPGKIWITIKENSDRKLISFINLCSCTENNWNLGKEEPVEKLNIRMRVQIDSNPQGVYFISPDVDHGEVKELDYRIIKTDRGNVLECEVPSLLLWSNIWIDF, from the coding sequence ATGAAAGTGGATTTATATCCGGAAAAAGCTCAATATCTTACCGGTGAACCTATTAAACTAATTGTAGAAGTAGAGGGGAACCTCGTAGAGCCATTGTTAGGTACGCTCTCTATTAGCCATCTCCAGGAGGCTGTCCGAACGGAAAAATTTATGATTCAGGACACAATAGAGAACGTAACAATAGAAGGTTTTGACACGGAATTTTCAGGCTATGGTGTACAATTACTAATTTCCATCGGTGAAAAAGTAGAAAGCTATTATACTGCATTCGATGTAGTAAGAGATTCCTCCATGTCGATACGATATGGGTTTTTAAGTGATTTTGCAACAAAGGATGGCAGGAGCAATAAGGATGTTCGTAATTTGAGAAAGTATCATATTAATATGGTTCAATATTATGATTGGTCATACCGCCATGATGATCTTGTTTCAGAGTCAACATGTTATGAAGATATGATGGGGAAAGAAATCGATCTGTCCGTAATTAAAGGTAAAATTCAGGAATGTAAAAAATATGGAATGAAATCCATAGGATATGGAGCCATTTATGCGGCAGCGAAAGAATTTTATGAAGATAACAAGGAACTAGCCCTTTATACGAGTGCAGGAGAACCGCTTGTATTTATTGACACCTTCTATATAATGAATGTATCAAGGAAAAGCCGCTGGCATAGCCACATTATAGAAGAATACTGTAAGGCGGTAGAAGGTGTTGGATTCGATGGAATTCACATGGATACCTATGGTTTTCCTAAAACAGCCTTTTCCTTTGGTAATGAGGAGCTTCTCCGGCTAGACCAATTATTTCCTGAACTGATTGAAGATACGAAGCTGGCATTAAATAAAATCACTTTGGATAACCACCTTATTTTTAACAATGTGGGGAACTGGCCGGTAGATACCGTTGCAAACTCTCCCCAGGATGCTATTTATATTGAAGTATGGGAGCCATATGTGGGTTATCATCATATTAAGGAGATAATTTCACGTGCTAAAAGAGCGTGCAGCGGCAGAAAGCCAATTATTTTAGCGGCCTATTTGGCACCTTTCCGGCTGGACAAAGAAGAGAGGGCAGCGGTATCAGCCTATCTATTAATGGCAACCATCATAACAAATGGTGCGTATCATTTGCTGCTTGGAGAGGAGAACGGAGTTCTTACCCAAGGGTATTATGTAGATCATTCTTTTATCGGAGAGGAGACGGCAGAAAAGCTACGCAATTATTATGATTTTATGATACAGTATATGAATTTGTTTTATGATAATTCTTTAATCGATGTAAGTATGACTCATATCGGATGGGATAATACAGAGTATCGGTGTATGGGAGAAGAATGGAGCGTTGACGCACAGCCGGGCAAGATATGGATAACGATTAAAGAAAATAGCGACAGAAAGCTTATCAGCTTCATTAACCTCTGTTCCTGCACAGAAAATAATTGGAATCTTGGAAAAGAAGAACCAGTGGAAAAGTTAAATATCCGTATGAGAGTTCAGATCGACAGTAATCCGCAAGGTGTTTATTTTATTTCACCGGATGTGGATCATGGTGAAGTGAAGGAGCTGGATTATCGAATAATTAAAACAGACAGAGGCAATGTGCTGGAATGTGAAGTTCCAAGTCTGTTACTATGGAGTAACATTTGGATTGACTTTTAA
- the hflK gene encoding FtsH protease activity modulator HflK has protein sequence MVIKVNGKEYKGGNDNANAYERFSGGEMGGKKPSADLKKVTKGIKIGVIAIAVLVCLLASFYKVGEQQQAVITMFGKVVDVKGAGLYVKFPFIQNVIKVDTTTHGLQIGYRTSAEDNTSYSMPEEAMMITSDFNFVNVDFYLEYRVSDPQEYLYASGSPVEILRNTAQACIRTIISNYKVDDVITTGKSQIQADIRVLLNEELEKNDIGLQIVNLTIQDAEPPTDRIMQAFKSVETAKQGKETAINNARKYQNEKVPQAEADADKVIQEAEASKAARINEAEGQVARFNEMYAEYIKNPLITKQRIFYETMEDVLPHAKVIIDNGSTQNMLPLEPFSGVAESGTEAMRKGATTNNSEVDETEDNVAAENGSSQGE, from the coding sequence GTGGTTATTAAAGTGAACGGAAAAGAGTACAAAGGCGGAAATGATAATGCAAACGCATATGAGCGTTTTAGCGGTGGGGAAATGGGAGGAAAGAAGCCATCTGCCGATTTAAAAAAAGTAACAAAAGGAATTAAAATAGGAGTTATTGCAATAGCGGTGCTAGTGTGCTTGCTCGCAAGTTTTTACAAAGTAGGAGAGCAACAGCAGGCAGTTATTACGATGTTCGGTAAGGTGGTGGATGTCAAAGGAGCAGGTTTGTATGTGAAGTTTCCTTTTATCCAAAATGTAATTAAAGTAGACACGACTACTCATGGTTTACAGATAGGTTATCGTACATCGGCGGAAGATAATACGAGTTATAGCATGCCCGAAGAAGCTATGATGATTACTTCTGATTTTAATTTTGTTAATGTAGATTTTTACTTGGAATATAGAGTAAGTGATCCGCAAGAATATCTCTATGCTTCAGGTTCCCCTGTAGAGATTCTTCGCAATACTGCCCAGGCGTGTATTCGTACGATTATAAGCAACTATAAAGTAGACGATGTTATAACGACCGGGAAGAGCCAGATTCAGGCAGATATCAGAGTGCTGCTTAACGAAGAGTTAGAGAAGAATGATATTGGATTGCAGATTGTTAACTTGACGATTCAGGATGCAGAACCGCCTACTGACAGGATTATGCAGGCATTTAAGTCGGTTGAGACAGCAAAGCAAGGAAAAGAAACGGCAATCAACAATGCCAGAAAATATCAGAATGAAAAAGTACCTCAGGCAGAGGCCGACGCGGATAAGGTTATTCAGGAGGCCGAGGCATCCAAGGCGGCAAGGATTAATGAAGCGGAAGGACAGGTAGCTCGATTTAATGAGATGTATGCAGAATATATTAAGAATCCTTTAATAACGAAGCAAAGAATTTTCTACGAAACGATGGAGGATGTGCTGCCGCATGCAAAGGTGATTATCGATAACGGAAGCACACAGAACATGCTTCCATTAGAGCCATTTTCCGGTGTGGCAGAGAGCGGAACGGAAGCAATGCGCAAAGGTGCGACTACAAATAACAGTGAAGTGGATGAGACAGAAGACAATGTTGCGGCGGAGAATGGAAGCAGCCAGGGTGAGTAG